The DNA region ataaatagatttGGTTATGAAGGATAATATTATTACACAGAAGGAATATCAATATCTTAATGTGTCATACCCTTTGAAGGCTTATTTTTACATATTACCCGAGATTCATAAATCCTTGGTGAATCCACCAGAGAGTCAAATTGTGGCTGGCATTGGTACCATCTTGGAGCCCCTTGCCAAGATGATTGATCATTATCTCCAACCGTATGTAGCCAAGATTGCCTCATACATTAAGGATtcaacagattttataaatcaGTTGTCAATATTACCTGTGGTCTCTGAAGATTGGATATTAGTAACAGCAGATATTGTGTCATTGTACACGAATATCCCCCAAATGGAGGCATTTCAAGTTATTAAGATAGAACTGATGAAAATGGATATCTCAGTTAGGAGGTTACAATTTTTGTTACGGATAGCTGAAATAGTATTGACATGCAATACTTTTGGGTTTGATACACGACTGTATCTGCAGATCAAAGGAATCCCTATGCGATCACCAGTAGCTCCGAGTACAGCTTGTTTATATGTGTCAGCCTTTGAGGAGAAAATGATCTATGGGTCTGAATGGTTTCCTCATATTTTTACTTGGAAACGGTTTATTGatgatgtattttttgtttggcaGGGATCAGTGGAAGAGTTACAGACATTTTTGGGAGAATTAAATTTGAGTGATTCAAATTTAAAATGTACATGTACATGGGACAAAAAATCAGTGACATTTTTGGATATGTTAGTATATGTACAAAATGATAGATTGGTGACTACTGTATATAGAAAGATTACTGATATAAATACTTTGCTTcattatagtatttatttatttttttaatatatttagcgtttttatataccattttaccaACATTAAAtgctgaccaaagcggtttacaatgtaGTTAAAATTAAAAGGGAGaataattaaaatcaaataaagaaaataaaaacttcaataaaagtaagaataaaaatacaataagtaATATTATCAATAACGTAAAATTAAAGTAACATGGGATAAGAAATATGGCCATTACTTTAAAATCTTAAAgatctgaaaataaaacaaattgtaaaatgTTCAATATCACTGATCTGCAATACAAATTATATCTAAAACAGCTCAACTCAGGTTACTAATTATAAGACAGGACCTAAAATACACCTAAAACTATAAGGCAAGAAATGGAATACAACTAAAAACTGCATACTTTAACTAAGGCTCACTATCCTTAAAACCTACCTGAAATAAGTAAGTTTTCAGTGCTTTCTTGAACTCATTACGATTGGGTATTTGCCTTAGAGGGTCAGGCAGGGCATTCCACATTGTTGGACCTACAACTGAAAATGCTCTGTTTCTGGTCACATTCAATGCCACATTTTTATGGAAGGGACCTCCAATAGGTTTTTTCCCGCTGACCTGAGTTCTCATAGTAGTTTTCATCCCAAACATCATCCCAAACATCATCCCAAACAATTGATGAGAACATTCCTATCAGTCAATTTTTGAGATATAGAAGATTATTTACATCTGTTACAGAATACAAAATCCAATCTCAGAAATTAAGTGATCAGTTTATAGCCCGTGGTTATAAGCCATCTGTTGTGTATGATATACAGTATGATAAACAAGCCCCTTCGAGAATTGTTTGTTCTATTCCGTATTCTTCCAGGACTAAGGACATTAAGAGTAGTATTTTAAAGCATTGGCAGATGTTAGCCTCTATACCTGTATTTATTGAGAAAACTATTTTTGCAATAAAGAGACGACAAAACTTAGGGGGACATTTAAAATCCCGTAGACTGAAGGGATTGGTTGATCAAGAATGTGGTCAAACAATTTGTGGTGCCTGCTCTGTATGTAAACATGCACTGTTACTTAAAGAATTTCAACATGCTAATATAAAGTATCCATATAAGCTACCAGAATTGTTCTCGTGTGATATGAGTGGGGTAATTTATGCAATTGTATGCCCGTGTGGTTTAGTATATATCAGTCAAACAAGTAGAGCGATCCGATTACGTATTATAGAGCATAGAAGTCGAATTAGATCTGTGAGGGCTAATTCACCTTTAGTTAACCATTGGGTAGAACATTCGAATACATTAGATGATATAACATTTTtcgttatatttatttatttatttatttatttaaggtttttctataccgaatttcttgatgcagatcaaatcaactcggtttacatcgaacaaaagtTTTAACAATAACATAGCCAATAAACATATTACAAGAGGCAGATAAAGAGGGTATGTTTATTGAATGGAGGTGACTTGTCATTATCGCTAAGACAAATTGAACAGCGATTTATTTTCAAATGGGGTACCATTCCACCTGGTGGGTTGAACGGCCCTATTGAATGGAGTGCATTTCTACATGGGAATTGAGAGGTCCGCAGGTGTTTAAAATTTGGTCAATATCCCCAATTAAATTAACCACTGAgagattggtatataaaagtagGAGGAAGTGTGTGTACGTTACCACGCTTTTTTGACATGTGATACCTGTTGGTTCCGGTGGAGAAGTGAATACTCTGCAAAGGTAGGGGAAGTGGTCCTGTTGTTCTGTTGAATTTAATAAGATTTATATTCATGCTAGCTGCTTGTTCTTGATTGTGATCTGTCTATTTTGGTTTTAGAGATTTGGATTATAAACTGGTAATAAGCTGTTGAAACTGAAGAAATACTGTTGAAAATTCAGAGTGGATACTTGATATCGGGTTTGAGGAACTGAGGTATTTGAAGGTTAGATTATAGTTGCTTGTGGGTGAGTTTACAATAAGTTTGATGGGTTTGAGGTATAggtatataattttatatttcttgggaATAGGTGGGAAGTTGGTACCTGTTATGTGAtgagtccctgaagaagccccgacgagggggtgaaacaaggatctttGTTGGACGGAACGGACGGAACGGACAAGTTGCAAGGAATCATGTTTGTGTAAAAACATTTGGAGAGGAACCCGAGTGGATCGGGGTGATTTTGCCCGTGGTGTGCGAAGATAATTAGAAGAGAAGAAATATTATAAGATTGGATATATGGTACATAAGAAGAAGTAATATTGAGGAAAGTATTAAAACATTATATAATACTAGGCACACATGGACGAAATGAAgtattaaaatcatttttatttaaatattaggTATTGGTACATGTATGTTTACAGTGTCACGATGTTTTCAGATGTTTGTATTTTAACAGTATGAATGTGAGTTGAGTGGGTGGTGTTAGTTTTAATATTGTTTAGTAAGAAAtgtgattttataatgtgtgatATCAATAAAATTATTGCATGAATATATCACATTATATTATACACACAAATTATTCTCTTTATGTGTAGGcaacaaaaaaatgcaaagcacACAGAAGTTTCACCAGCCCTGGGACAGCATGGTTGCGAGAGGAGACGGGATCTATATTATTATGCAGGACTTGGTACAGGGTCTCAATTGCTCTAGAGCTCGGGCTCGGGTAATCCTAGGAGAGTTGTGCATGGCTGAATAACACGCTGCCTCCAGAATCTAAGGATGGCTCCGGGGTGCACCTGGAAACATAATAACGTAAGGAACATAAGACATAGGGtcacagcagcaagggtccatAAGGTGTTTCCTAACAGACCAACCACATCCTCAGCTTACAAAAGAACAGTTGCAAACAGACCCAGAACTAAAGAACTGTAGGTTTATTTAAAGAAGCAAAATTAATGAATGTTCAACTGTAAACTGTCGATGTAATCAATGTCTAACTCTAGAGTATCTGTTCTGCTTCGAGGTGTGAACCCTTAGTCCAGCGAAGAACGTATGTCCGGTCACTGGAAAGCAAGGCCTTGTCTGGAACACTCTTCAGATGGAccggaaatctggatgcaggcgcctcctgcaggtcgtggagtCCAGATAGCTGACGCCTCCTGCCGGTCGTAGGATCCGAGACGTCTCCGATGGATCGTGGAagataaagctgagctggcgcctccagcaggtcgtgagatcCGGAACGTCCTTGATGAGTCGTGGAAGGTAAAggtgagctggcgcctccagcaggtcgtgaagtCAGAAAAGAATAGTCCAGGCGAAACGGAGCCTGAGGAgctccaaagccggtccaggggtcgaaaacCAAGAATTcttcacagccggtccaggggttgaAATCCAGAGGGTACACCGCAGCCAGTCctggggtcgagagccagagagtataccatagccagtccaggggtcgagagccagagaacaaACCGAAGCCAGTCAGGAATCGAGAACCAGAAGACAACCGCAACCAGACAGGAGTCAAAACGGAGGATCAGACGCAGGAACCAaatcaggaacaaaccaggagcccagaagaagtcaaggcaaggtctgaggtgcaggccttgcctttaaatagttcctacctttgtcttaccttttgcgcctgccagaaGCCTACTGGCacatgatcctccaacacagtggcaatggccactgtgtcggagaCCTTTGGCCCTGCCCCCACTCCCAGACCATCCATTTAGTAAAGCccagccctgggacttacatgcatcctggggctttatgcgcatcaccaggcctttttaaaataggcctggcatgcgtacccccccccccccccccccccccccacgtgcgtaaggcttttaaaatccagcccatagtgtcATGTTCTCCCTTgtaaagtgctctctctctctctctcatgttgtTAAAATATGTGTGTAAACATTTTAAATGGTATACGTGTATTTGTGCACATGATATTAAATTAAGCGTATCTCTGCTCGCGTGCCAAtatgtgcgctccttttaaaattaggcagCGAGTATCCAGAAAATAAAGTTGGTGTTTGGAATCTGGCACAAAGTGTCTCTTCCACTTCTTTTGAATTATACTAGGAGTAAAACAGGGACCAGagttcattggggggggggggggggggggggttatttatttatttatttacaatttcttGATATTCCACACTCTTGCCAAAATAGTTTTTGAGGCAGATTACAAGATGATTAAACAACATCTAATATATAATTAACTATAACACATAAAAAAGCAAGGTATAAAATGCGACATTTAAAAgcatctctaaataaataaattattaacaCTTTCCTGAAACCTCTTGTAATCACTTATCAGGCACATTTCTGAGGAGATATCATTCCACAGCAGCACAATCTATTGAAAAGCATGCTGAGATCTGCTGTAAGCCTGTCTCTCTACTACTACTAGCAATAGTTAATAGTTGTTATGATCCAGAACATAAAGACTGTTGAGGGTAATACATAGTCACTAGTTGTTTCAAATAAGTAGAATATTTCTTGTATGTAATATGATGTACTAAAGATagaattttaaactttattcAGAATTCTACTGGGAGCCAGGGCAATTTTTGTAAAACTAGCAGATGTAATCCAAGCTGCAGCATTCATTAAAACCTGCAATGCCTTTAAATAATTCTTAGGAATCTATACAtatagggcattgcaataatccatacTGGATAATACAAATGCCTGCATCTCCATCCTAAAATAATTTCTTTCAAGCATATAGTGTAATTTGTACAGCTTCCTTAACTTAAAGAACCCCCTTCTCATGAACACTTGTACTTGTGGCTGCATCATAAATCTAGTGTTTAATGAAACACCTAGGTCTTGAACTACCTCTACAGCTGTAACATCTACTCCCCCAAGTTGATAAACAACAGGGGAAACATTTCAGCATTCACTAATAGACCATTCTGCCTCATCCACAAAATAATTTCATTCACACTCTGGCTAATATGAGAGATAGCATCCTGTAAACCACCCATGGCTGGATATAATAATTGGAAATGatctgcataaaaataaaaaaaaagtcacattctTCCTCTCCAATAAATCACATAAagggagtaaaaaaaatattaagcaaCTTGGTGGATAGACAGGATCTCGAGGAACTCCATACTGTACTTTTGTCCTTGAAGCATCATTACCCACCCTAGAATGATAAAAAATGAttcttcagaaagaaagaaaaccagtTCCCCACTGATCCCCCCAATTCTGATGTTAGCAAGATGGGTCAGCAATATTTGGTGTGATAAAGAATCAAATGCTGAAGATATATCTAAATAGACAACAATCAACATAGTTGAAGGAAAGTCTTCCCTGTTAGACTTAACGAGAAATGTTGAGGTAATCCTATTCGTTGACTCACAGGTGTCCTTCCCCAAGTAGTAGAAGAAGAACCCACCAACAAATTTAGAAGGAAGAACCCTTACTCAATGGGGAAGTTCCATTCCTACTACTTccctactacttatcatttctatagtacTACTGACATATGTAGTGCTGCACAAAAAGCCCTGCTCAgtggaacttacaatctaatcaagacaaacatacaggtcaagaTGCAATTGTTTAAATTAGTTAATGAAGGTGGATcatcaggcttaagatttaaaagcagcctcagaaaAATGGGTTTTAGATGTGATTTAAataaggtgagagagggagcatgacacaccagttcaggaagatgATCCCAGCAGCCAgttggaaagcacagagttgggGAAATTGGCAGTAGAAGAGAAAGGCACAGATATGAATGACGTAtctgatgagtggagtgcatgaggagggatgtagagagagatgagaagtagtgaggagctgcagagtgaagtcATTTGTAGGTGAGTTAGAGGAGCTTGATCTGTATGCGAGAGATCAATGCAGTGaattgagaagaggggttatgtgagtgcagcaactttggtgaaagataaatcaaatcatgcagctgaatttaggataggggagatgagagagtggaagggtTCTGGTAGTATGCTCAGAAAGAAATCTATGGATTTTGGTGATGATATAACGAAATAGCatattttagcagagttttgaatatatgtagagaaggagaaagaagagtcAATGATGAATCCTAGGTTATGAGTTGAGGAGACTTGGAGGATCATTGTGTTATGAGATATGGGACTGGATTTCTGATTAAATTTCTGGTACAGAGAGGTAAATCTGAGCATCATTGACATAAAAAtgatattgaaagccatgagaggaaatcagagtatCAAGGGAATTAGTGTTcagggaaaagagaagagggctcaggatggaaccctgaggcacaccaattgatagggATATGGCAAtagaggaggatccaccagaaGAACACTAAATGTGCAATGGGAGAagtaagaagaaaaccaagataGCACAGAGTCCTGAAATTCAAGtcaggacagagtatcaaggtgatcaacagtgtcaaaagcagcagacaggtcaagaaggataaggacagagtaaagaaCTTTGaatttagccataaacaggtcattggagactttgcAAAGGCTGTTTCTATTGAGAGCAAAAACCAGACTAAAGTGGATCAAGTATGGTTTGAGATCCAAGTAAGTCAGGAcagtgggaaaaacagcacattcaagtagtttggaggcaaaagggaggagggaaatgggacgatagttggcaggacaggtagaGAGCAATGAGGGTTTTTAAAGAGAGGTAATATCACAGCAGGTTTGAATGCTCTGTTggagagtgatagattgaggaaGTGACAGATGGAAAGTTTGACTGAGTGCATTATTTTATGTACCTTGCCAGGGGATTAAATAAGGAACTACAGTCACTCATTTAACAAGGAGATGTCCTTTACATGCAGGGcacatttcaaattatctctttgtCTGCCATAAGGTTTTACAGTCACAACTGGAGAAGATGCTCTTCCAATCTCTAAAAAATAGTTTCCTAGTAGCAAAATTTCTCAGGGCTTTTTTTACTTCTTGGTTTTTTAGGCTATAAATCATGGGGTTGAACATAGGGattaaaacattaaacaacaCAGCAGAGAGTTTGTTTTGAGTGTGGGTTTGTGTGGATGTTGGTCTCATATATGAACAGAGCATAGTTCCATAGAACAGAATAACaactgtgaggtgggaggagcaggtggagaaggctttgtGTCTCCCCTCTGTGGAACGGATCCTTAGGATGGTGGAGATGATGTAGATGTAAGACACAAAGGTTGAGGTAATGCTGGGCAGTTCTATAAGACCTCCCAAAATGTAAGTCACTAATTCAATGTCTGAGGTGCTGGTGCAAGATAGTTTTAGCATTGCTGAGagatcacagaagaaatggttaatctCATGGGAACcacaataagagaaatgcagtAGGAAGGCAATGTATGTAACTCCAATCATTATCCCAAAAATCCATAAGGCTGAAACCATCAGCACACAGAGTCTCTGAGTCATTATCACAGCATAGCGCAGGGGGTGACATACTGCGACATAGCGGTCATAAGCCATGACCGTAAGCAGAAAAAATTCTACACATAATGAAACCATGAAAAAATATGCCTGTGCAAAACATCTAACTGCAGATATTTGGTGATTCTTCCTTAAGAAGATATCCAGCAGTTTGGGGAGAGTGACTGAGGTCGAAGAGATATCAAGGAAGGACAAGTtacagaggaaaaagtacatgggagTGTGCAGGCGAGGGTCCAGGCACGTCAGGGCTATAATAGTGAGGTTCCCCATCAGGATGATCAGGTAAATCAGTAAGAACAGAAAGAAAAGGGGAACTTGTAGATCTGGGAATTCAGGAAATCCCAGAATGATGAATTCTGTCAGTGTGGTGAGATTTTCTTCTTCTATGTATTCTGTAATAAACAAGGGAAATTACTGGATAAAGTGGCATCATTAGAAATACGCTCCTTGGATGCTCACAAGGAGGAAGCTATGAGATGCTGCATGGGACACACAGTTACCTGAGTTAAAAGGCGACATCAGTCCATGAAGTTCAGCCTTCGTCACACTGCCGATATTTGGGGTTTTCCTCATTTCTTACGTGGATAACAAGGATCTTGGGAAGACATTCTTTATACTCCCCTGAGAAAGGACAGAGGAAGGAACATTAGAATGAACCAGCAGTGCAAGTTTGGAGGAATCGGTTTTAAAAGCCATTGACTGAGGAATGACTGCTATGGCAATGGATGGAGGAGACATATATGTTTTCACCAAAAATAGGAATTGGAAATTAAGGCAGCAGTAGGGAGGAGCACAACCGATGATTTGCATGACTTAAAACATTCCATGAAATTCTTTATGCAAATGGAAAACACTGAAATACATTTGATGAACTAGAAGGACTTATAGCGTGAAGTTGAAGGTGTGGCAGAAACATGGTAAAAGATTTCTCAGGAATGGGGAGGAGGAATCATTGATAGTTCTGTTACCTTTAAGCCCAATACAGAAAAGATCATGGGAGAATGAGCACTCTGTGTTGAGCGCCCAACTCCCGacacacgcccagccacctctcctggacgcacgatcctatatttaaatgagtgaTC from Rhinatrema bivittatum unplaced genomic scaffold, aRhiBiv1.1, whole genome shotgun sequence includes:
- the LOC115081358 gene encoding olfactory receptor 151-like, producing the protein MRKTPNIGSVTKAELHGLMSPFNSEYIEEENLTTLTEFIILGFPEFPDLQVPLFFLFLLIYLIILMGNLTIIALTCLDPRLHTPMYFFLCNLSFLDISSTSVTLPKLLDIFLRKNHQISAVRCFAQAYFFMVSLCVEFFLLTVMAYDRYVAVCHPLRYAVIMTQRLCVLMVSALWIFGIMIGVTYIAFLLHFSYCGSHEINHFFCDLSAMLKLSCTSTSDIELVTYILGGLIELPSITSTFVSYIYIISTILRIRSTEGRHKAFSTCSSHLTVVILFYGTMLCSYMRPTSTQTHTQNKLSAVLFNVLIPMFNPMIYSLKNQEVKKALRNFATRKLFFRDWKSIFSSCDCKTLWQTKR